The Thermodesulfovibrionales bacterium genome window below encodes:
- the bamA gene encoding outer membrane protein assembly factor BamA, which produces MARLSPHMMLLYLLTSVLLTTGRSDVFAQGSPIVNSIEVKGLKRIEESAVKSKIAQKTGEPLSNEKTAEDIKNIFKMGYFSDVTVEIETLEGGIKLIYVVKEKPTIIKVEFQGNKEIEDEKLREKVSVSVGSIADTPLMQDNATKLQLFYEEEGFWLARIVPVVHKIGENEVSLTYQIEEGRKVRIRKIIIEGNKAIPTKKITGVMKTSVWAIYSFITSSGYYKRETVTADVEAIKDLYFNNGYIKATVADPQVKITDDRKGMTVTIQISEGEQYRISDVAITGNKAFSEADLRKNVKTFPGSVFSKATLKADISAITDMYTQRGYALANVYPDVVPDDPTKTVKLIYKVEEGDIYRIGRIEISGNVKTRDKVIRREIRLDEGDLFNSALLKRSYERINNLNFFESVDLAPKPRYEEKLLDMDVKVKEKSTNFISIGGGYSSVDKLIGVVDVTMGNLFGTGRLLKMKGELGGQSSNYLLDYRDPWFMDREIAFDATIYRSWRTYINYDRRSTGFGFGFGKKFGEFWGGNIGYNYEKAKIFNVNLQNASSIVTEQIGTKTTSSITPSLTRDSRDNYLDPTRGSRNSVSFTFAGLGGENAFIKTLGDSAWFFPFWDTTIMLRGRIGYATGIFNKTLPLYERFYVGGIYTVRGLGFGDAGPRDDKGERIGGTKELIFNVENIFPIFPEVKLKGVVFFDAGNSYDLKESFGSLRYTSGFGLRWISPMGPIRVEWGYNIQKKSGEPQSKVEFTFGSFF; this is translated from the coding sequence GTCGCCCATCGTCAACTCCATCGAGGTGAAGGGGCTGAAGAGGATAGAGGAAAGCGCGGTAAAGTCCAAGATTGCCCAGAAAACGGGGGAGCCCCTCTCAAACGAAAAGACCGCGGAAGACATCAAGAATATCTTCAAGATGGGATATTTCAGTGACGTAACCGTCGAGATCGAGACCCTTGAGGGCGGGATCAAGCTGATCTATGTGGTAAAAGAAAAACCGACCATTATCAAGGTTGAGTTTCAGGGAAACAAAGAGATTGAAGATGAGAAGTTGAGAGAGAAGGTTTCGGTGAGTGTCGGCTCTATTGCCGACACACCCCTGATGCAGGACAATGCAACAAAACTTCAGCTCTTCTATGAAGAAGAGGGGTTCTGGTTGGCCAGGATCGTGCCGGTCGTTCACAAGATCGGTGAAAACGAGGTGTCCCTCACCTATCAGATCGAAGAAGGCCGGAAGGTCAGGATCAGGAAGATCATCATTGAAGGCAACAAGGCCATTCCTACGAAGAAAATTACCGGGGTGATGAAGACATCGGTGTGGGCCATATACTCATTTATCACCTCTTCCGGATACTACAAACGGGAGACCGTGACCGCCGACGTTGAAGCTATCAAAGATCTCTATTTCAACAACGGCTATATCAAGGCAACCGTTGCCGATCCGCAGGTGAAGATCACTGACGACAGGAAGGGCATGACCGTAACCATCCAGATCTCGGAAGGAGAACAATATAGGATTTCGGACGTGGCTATCACCGGCAACAAGGCCTTCTCTGAGGCTGATCTGAGAAAGAATGTGAAGACCTTCCCGGGTTCCGTCTTCAGCAAGGCAACATTGAAGGCAGATATCTCTGCGATAACAGACATGTATACCCAGCGTGGCTATGCCCTGGCAAACGTCTATCCCGACGTAGTTCCCGATGATCCAACAAAGACGGTAAAGCTGATCTATAAGGTGGAAGAAGGGGATATTTACCGGATCGGGAGAATCGAAATCTCAGGTAATGTCAAAACCAGGGACAAAGTGATCCGGCGCGAGATCCGGCTTGACGAAGGCGATCTCTTTAATAGCGCACTCCTTAAGAGAAGCTATGAAAGGATCAATAATCTCAATTTCTTCGAATCCGTCGATCTCGCACCAAAGCCGAGATACGAGGAAAAACTCCTCGATATGGACGTCAAGGTCAAGGAAAAATCAACAAACTTTATAAGCATCGGCGGTGGCTATAGCTCCGTCGATAAGCTTATCGGCGTGGTTGACGTCACCATGGGCAACCTCTTCGGAACCGGCCGCCTTCTCAAGATGAAGGGAGAACTCGGAGGCCAGTCGTCCAATTATCTTCTTGACTACCGGGACCCTTGGTTCATGGATAGGGAGATAGCCTTTGACGCAACGATCTACAGATCCTGGCGCACATATATCAATTATGACCGGAGATCCACGGGCTTCGGCTTCGGCTTTGGAAAGAAATTCGGAGAGTTTTGGGGAGGGAATATCGGCTACAATTACGAGAAGGCAAAGATCTTTAATGTGAACCTCCAGAACGCGTCATCAATTGTGACGGAGCAGATCGGGACAAAGACCACGAGCAGTATAACACCGTCCCTAACAAGGGACTCGCGCGACAACTACCTGGATCCTACCCGTGGATCGAGGAACTCAGTCTCCTTTACCTTTGCCGGCCTCGGCGGTGAGAATGCCTTTATCAAGACTCTTGGCGATTCTGCATGGTTCTTCCCCTTCTGGGATACAACCATCATGCTCAGGGGCCGGATAGGGTATGCAACAGGGATATTCAACAAGACCCTGCCCCTCTATGAGCGCTTTTACGTCGGCGGCATTTACACCGTGAGGGGCCTCGGCTTCGGTGACGCAGGTCCGAGAGACGACAAGGGAGAGCGCATCGGCGGAACAAAGGAACTGATATTCAATGTGGAAAATATCTTCCCCATCTTTCCGGAGGTGAAGCTCAAAGGGGTGGTTTTCTTTGACGCGGGTAACTCATACGACCTGAAGGAATCTTTCGGCTCGCTGAGATATACCTCAGGATTTGGGCTGAGATGGATATCCCCCATGGGTCCGATCAGAGTGGAGTGGGGCTATAATATACAAAAGAAATCTGGAGAGCCGCAGAGCAAGGTGGAATTCACCTTCGGAAGCTTCTTCTGA